CTTCAGCAAACCGCGGCGGGTGATCACTCAGTCGTCCTCGGAAAAGAGCCTGAACTGTGACGCCTCGATATCCTTCGGCGGCGTGAGGCCCAGATGTTTCCAGGCATTTGCGGTTAAAACACGGCCACGTGGCGTGCGCTGGATGAAGCCCTGCTGGATCATGTAGGGCTCGATGATGTCCTCGATGGCGTCGCGTGGCTCGGAAAGCCCCGCCGCGATGGTCTCGATGCCGACCGGCCCGCCGCCGAAATTGTGGGCGATCATCGAGAGATAGCGCCGGTCGAGCTGGTCGAGGCCCATATTGTCGACGAGAAGCCGCGTCAGCGCCTCGTCGGCGATCTTCTGCGTCACCGCCTCCGCCCGCGCCACCTCGGCGAAGTCGCGCACGCGGCGCAGCAGCCGGCCGGCAATGCGCGGCGTGCCCCGGGCGCGCCGGGCGATCTCCCGCGCGCCGCCGTCCGTCATGCCGAGGCCCATCAGTCGCGCACCGCGGCGCACGATCGATTCCAGCTCCTCGACGGTATAGAAATTGAGCCGCACCGGAATGCCGAAACGGTCGCGCAGCGGCGTCGTCAGGAGACCGAGGCGCGTGGTGGCGGCGACGAGGGTGAATTTCGACAGGTCGATCTTCACCGAGCGCGCCGCCGGGCCTTCGCCGATGATGAGGTCGAGCTGGAAATCCTCCATGGCCGGATAGAGGATTTCCTCAACGGCCGGGTTGAGGCGGTGGATTTCGTCGATGAAGAGCACGTCGCGCTCTTCCAGATTGGTCAGCAGCGCCGCAAGGTCGCCGGCCTTCGCGATGACCGGGCCGGAGGTCGAGCGGAAATTGACGCCGAGCTCCTTGGCCATGATCTGCGCCAGCGTCGTCTTGCCGAGGCCGGGAGGGCCGACGAAGAGCACATGGTCGAGCGCCTCGCCGCGGTTCTTCGCCGCCTCGATGAAGATCTTGAGGTTGGCGCGCGCCTCCGCCTGGCCGGTGAAGTCGTCCAGCGTCTGCGGGCGCAGGGCCGTATCGATGTCCTCGCCGCGCTTGTCCGGCGAAAGCAGTCTGGTGTCGTCGCTCATCGAGCCCTAATCCCATTGTCCGCGGAGGAAGGCAACGGCATCACCGCGACAATTCCTTGAGGCCGAGGCGGATGAGCTTGGCGCTGTCCGCCCCCTCCCCGCCGTTCTTGAGCGCTGCCGCAACGGCATTGGCCGCCTGGTCGCGCGAATAGCCGAGATTGGTGAGCGCCGACACCGCATCGGCGACCGGCGCGGAGGCGACGCCCTCGCCGATCTCCTGCTTCAGCCCGATGGCGGCCGAGGCCTCGCCCGCAAAGGCCGGCGCCTTGTTGCGCAGTTCTGTGACGATGCGCACCGCCACCTTCGGCCCGACACCGGGCGCGCGCGACACTGCCGTCTTGTCCTGCAGCGCGATGGCATTGGCCAGCTCCCCCGGCGTCAGCGTGGACAGCACCGCCAGCGCCACCTTGGAGCCGACGCCCTGCACGCTCTGCAGCAGCCGGAACCACTCCCGCTCCAGCGCCGTCAGGAAGCCGAACAGACGGAACTGGTCCTCGCGCACATAGGTCTCGATGAACAGCACGGCCGCCTCCCCGGCCGAGCCGAGCCTGCCGAGCGTGCGCGCCGAGCAATGGGCGACATAGCCGACGCCGTGCACGTCGAGGACGACATGGTCCTCGCCGATCTCGTCGATGGTGCCTTTGAGTTTGCCGATCATGGATGGGTCCGTCAGGGATGGGTTTCGGGGGAGATGATGTCGAGCGCGGGGAAGTAGGTACGGTAGCGGGCGGCATCGCGGGTGAGGAGTCGGTGGGAACGCACGCAAGCATGCGCCCCGACAAGGAAGTCCGGCAGCGTACGTTCCCGCAGCCCACCCGCCCGGCGATAGGCATAGTGCGCCTTGCCGGCAGCGAATGCCGCTTCATAGGAAAAGGGTTCCCGCCGCATGCGAAGCCAACCGAAGGCGAGGTTCAGCTCCAGTTCGCTGAGCGGCGATGCCGCAAGCTCCGACCAGACAACGGAATGGAGAACCAACTCCCCCTCTTCCACGCACCGTTTCAGGGCGGCAAGTGACCAGACCCGTTCCGGACGATCCGGCCCGAGGATGTCGATCAGAACATTGGTATCAACGACGGTCGAGGTCATCACGCGGCCCCCGCAGCCATTCGAAATATTCGTCGGGCGTCATGCCGTCGAGATCCCAAGTTCCCCTGACGCTGGCCGCCCAGGCGTCGAAATCCTTGAAATCGCCTTTGCCGTCGCCGACCTTCACCAGCATCACGCCGTCGTTCGAGACAACGAAGTCCACCTCCGAACCGGGCTCGATGGCGAGCCGGTCGCGGATATCCTTCGGGATCGTCACCTGGCCTTTTTCCGTCACACGCATGGTAATACCTCTGCGGTATTACTTATCGTCACAACCGGAACAGGTCAAGAACAAATCAACCAGCGAGCTTGGCGAGGCGGCCGGAGAGGCCCTGGCGGTTGTGGGCGTGGCAGATGGCGATGGCGAGCGCGTCGGCCGCGTCGTTGCCCACGAAAGTGGCCTTCGGCATCAGCACTTTCAGCATCATGTGAATCTGCTGCTTCTCGCCGTGGCCGACGCCGATCACCGCCTTCTTGACGGCGTTCGGCGCATATTCGGCAACGCGCAGGCCCGCGCGGGCCGGCACCAGCATAGCGATGCCGCGCGCCTGGCCGAGCTTCAGGGTTGCCGTCGCGTCCTTGTTGACGAAGGTCTGCTCGACGGCAGCCTCGTCGGGCTGGTAGCTGTGCACGACCTCGGCAAGGCCGTCATGGAGCTGGCAGAGGCGCGAAGCGAGATCCATGTCGCCATCCGACGTCACGGTACCCGAGGCGACGAAGCGCAGCGAATTACCAAGCGTCTCGATA
The Shinella zoogloeoides DNA segment above includes these coding regions:
- the ruvB gene encoding Holliday junction branch migration DNA helicase RuvB; amino-acid sequence: MSDDTRLLSPDKRGEDIDTALRPQTLDDFTGQAEARANLKIFIEAAKNRGEALDHVLFVGPPGLGKTTLAQIMAKELGVNFRSTSGPVIAKAGDLAALLTNLEERDVLFIDEIHRLNPAVEEILYPAMEDFQLDLIIGEGPAARSVKIDLSKFTLVAATTRLGLLTTPLRDRFGIPVRLNFYTVEELESIVRRGARLMGLGMTDGGAREIARRARGTPRIAGRLLRRVRDFAEVARAEAVTQKIADEALTRLLVDNMGLDQLDRRYLSMIAHNFGGGPVGIETIAAGLSEPRDAIEDIIEPYMIQQGFIQRTPRGRVLTANAWKHLGLTPPKDIEASQFRLFSEDD
- the ruvA gene encoding Holliday junction branch migration protein RuvA; this translates as MIGKLKGTIDEIGEDHVVLDVHGVGYVAHCSARTLGRLGSAGEAAVLFIETYVREDQFRLFGFLTALEREWFRLLQSVQGVGSKVALAVLSTLTPGELANAIALQDKTAVSRAPGVGPKVAVRIVTELRNKAPAFAGEASAAIGLKQEIGEGVASAPVADAVSALTNLGYSRDQAANAVAAALKNGGEGADSAKLIRLGLKELSR
- a CDS encoding type II toxin-antitoxin system VapC family toxin; this encodes MTSTVVDTNVLIDILGPDRPERVWSLAALKRCVEEGELVLHSVVWSELAASPLSELELNLAFGWLRMRREPFSYEAAFAAGKAHYAYRRAGGLRERTLPDFLVGAHACVRSHRLLTRDAARYRTYFPALDIISPETHP
- a CDS encoding AbrB/MazE/SpoVT family DNA-binding domain-containing protein; protein product: MRVTEKGQVTIPKDIRDRLAIEPGSEVDFVVSNDGVMLVKVGDGKGDFKDFDAWAASVRGTWDLDGMTPDEYFEWLRGPRDDLDRR
- the ruvC gene encoding crossover junction endodeoxyribonuclease RuvC, translated to MQDTIRIIGIDPGLRRTGWGIIETLGNSLRFVASGTVTSDGDMDLASRLCQLHDGLAEVVHSYQPDEAAVEQTFVNKDATATLKLGQARGIAMLVPARAGLRVAEYAPNAVKKAVIGVGHGEKQQIHMMLKVLMPKATFVGNDAADALAIAICHAHNRQGLSGRLAKLAG